In the Aquimarina spinulae genome, AAAAAATCACCATACATACGATTCAAATAGTAGTAGGGGTTTTATTAATTGTCTTTGCACTACTTCTGGGAATTGGTATTTTGTAACCTGAGTTCGACCTAAACCAAAATGTTATAAAAAGCGTCAATTCGAATAGTTTTTCAGAATGACCTCTCGACTACGCTCGAGGTGACGTGGAGAAAAACTGTATCGAGAATAGTTTTTTTGGATAGAAAATCACTATTCTCGACACAATCTTCCAACCTGTACTGAGCTATATCGAAGTATCAGATCACCCGAATTGACTTGATTTTCTTACGCCCAACTCAGGTTTGTAAATCTGATCTTAGATCAAACGGCATAGGTCTTACACTTTTTTCGTTTCTTACTCCTGTTCGGAGGACACATTTAAAAAAAGTGTGATTCTATTTTTGTTTCAATCGATGTTAATCAAATGGATTATCAAAAGTATCTGGTCCTTTCTGATAGAAGAGTACTTCTCCTCCTACTTTTCTATTATCATTCCATACATCCCAATCACAATGAAATTCTATCCCCCTTACTCTTTGTTTAAACCACTTATTTGAAATATAACCAGACGATACCTGAGTTCGAGGTGAAAGAGTTATTTGTCTAATCTCTTTGAAATGATTTCCTTCACCTTCAGTTACGCTAAATTTAACCTGTCTGTCATAATCACAGTTTCCAACCTTAAAGCGAAGTCCTCTGCAAGACTTCCTTACAGTCCAATTATTATGTGTATCCGGACCAGCATTCCAATTAAAAGGTGTATAATTAAAGTAATACGCTGTACCTGAATTGGTTGAACTATTGACCCATACTCTTTTCCCTCCTGTAAGGAAGCTATTACATTGCGATAACTGAACAGGAACAGGTGAAGCAGCTCGATTTTTTAATTTTGACATCGTTGATGCTGATATTCTTATGGGGTTTTTATGGTTCTCTATCATTTTTCTGGTAGAGATCAACTTTTGTACATCTTCAGATTCGGGTGAATCCATAAATGCTTTTGGTACTGCAACATGGTCTTCTGTAAGTAATAAAAATCGCTTAAGACAGCCATCGTTCTCGTCAAAATCAATTATTTCATTGTCCATCGAACCTCTTTCTTCGTAATAAAAACCCTCGCCATTAAATTCGAATGTTACAGTATTGTTATTGGGCAGCTGCAATGTTGCCAAGGTTTTCCATCCTAATTCTTCAGTTTCAGGTTCATGCATGATCTCATCGTGATCTGTACAACCCAACAGAAATAAACATACACCCAGGGGTAAGGTGTTTTTAATCAATAATTTTCTCATAGTTTTACCATTGGTAAAGTTTAAAATGTTTGACAACATGGTTAAATTTTTAAAATTAAAATCTCCTAAACTTTTATAGACACTCAGGGATATGTCTTTAAGATTTCACTATCTGTTTTTAAAGTAACATCTAGTTTTCTAATATTTGCCAAACCTAGGGAGCTATCGATATTATATTGTCCTGATTCTTTGAGTTTTCAAGAAATAAGGACAGTTTTGTGAAATTTTATACGGTTCTATTTGGATGAGGTTACCACAGTTACTTGGATAAAAATTTTAAAACTGTTTAATTAATCTACTGACTTCTCTCAACTCTATAAATTCATTAACCTCTTGCAATTACAAACTACATTTATATATATTTACCTTTGAATTCCTACCCTATTACAAAATCTATAATTATTTAATTTTTAAACTATGAAGAAAAATATATTTCTATCAGTATCTTTTGTATTGGTGTCATTAATCAGTACTGCTCAAAACAACACGTTTCCTACTACTGGTAATGTAGGAATTGGAACGACTACTCCAGACCAAGCTCTTGTTGTTAATGGAAGTATTTCATTTGATTATGGCAATGCTAACTCATATAATGGTTTCCGTCTTAAAGGCGGTGTTAAAACTGAATACTACAATATAATAACTGGAGGAACAGGTGTGATTCATGAATTCACTGGCTCACTTGGTGCTATTATGTCTTTAGCAAATGACGGAAAAGTTGGAATAGGAACAACCGCTCCATCATCCAGTGTTGATATTCTTAAAAACAATGCAACATTATTCGTTCGAGATCCAAGAGATGCTTCAGGAGCAGATGCTACACTAAGGTTACAGACAGGTGGTCAGGTTCAAAGGTTTAAATTTATATGGAATGACCGCTTTATAATAGACAGCGGAGATGGGACTAATGAGCAATTTACAATAAAACGTAATGGAAACATTGGTATAGGAACAGCAGCCCCAGATTCAAAACTTGCTGTAAATGGTAAAATACATGCCAAAGAAGTAAAAGTTGATCTAACTGGTTGGCCTGATTATGTATTCGAAAATAATTACAACCTACCTTCTTTACAGGAAGTAGAACATCATATTGTAGAAGAAGGACATTTACCTAATATCCCTTCGGCTTCTGATGTAGAGAAAAATGGTATTCAACTTGGAGAAATGAATGCTAAACTGCTTCAAAAAATTGAAGAGCTTACATTGTATATGATTGCACAAAATAAGAAAACCGAGCAGTTACAGAAAGAAATAGAATTACTTAAACAAAAGAATATCAAACTAGAGAAGAAGATAAAATAGATCAAATGTCTGAGGTGGGAGGTTCGATGTACAATTCCAAGATTGACTTCTAACCTCTAACTACTGACTTAAGACATAATTCGTCACTCTAATAATCGTCTCATATTCACATTCTCATAATTACGTCGTACAAAATCCATTGCCGTTTTAAGAACTTCACCCATTGATTTGCTGCGACGAAATTTTAAATCCAAAGTAAAATTATAGAGGTGTTCTCTAAGTTCTTTCAAGTTTTCTTGGGTAGAGATTCGATCGGCACACATACATTCAACCAAATTTTCATAACGGGATCTCGATGTTAATACTCGTTTTGCCAAAATAGAACGTTCTTCTTTTTTATATTGTTCGATAGAACTCAATTGCAACTTATTCATCACAATATCTACCATATCAAAATTCTCTTTAAAAAACTGAGGTTGATATACTTTTAGTTTCCCTTCATAACATTGCTGATCAAAATCAATAGCTCTTATCTTGTATTCTACATGGTCAAAATCGTGAATAGGAATAATTACATAGTTATAAGATCGCATATCTCCTAGCAATCGCATTTGGCAACGCTCATTAAACTTTACAAATTCTTTTGCTATCTGTGACTTGGCCTGATCGCTTAAATCAGGTAAAAAATCCTTGATAAATACATCCCCTGGAATCCCTGCAATATGTTCTTCTATAAGTGTATTTTTATATACCAAAAAGTTAATTCTATTTGGCGAAAACATATGCTCTAACTCTAATCCATAAATACGTGAAGCATCTGCCTTTTTTACATAGATATATGTATAATTATCATTAAGGATATTTCTAACTTTTATTCTAAAAGGCTTTGAGTTTCCAAAAGTACAATAATCTATAGCATCGATATTAAGAAACTCAATAGCATCTTCATTACCA is a window encoding:
- a CDS encoding tail fiber protein; translated protein: MKKNIFLSVSFVLVSLISTAQNNTFPTTGNVGIGTTTPDQALVVNGSISFDYGNANSYNGFRLKGGVKTEYYNIITGGTGVIHEFTGSLGAIMSLANDGKVGIGTTAPSSSVDILKNNATLFVRDPRDASGADATLRLQTGGQVQRFKFIWNDRFIIDSGDGTNEQFTIKRNGNIGIGTAAPDSKLAVNGKIHAKEVKVDLTGWPDYVFENNYNLPSLQEVEHHIVEEGHLPNIPSASDVEKNGIQLGEMNAKLLQKIEELTLYMIAQNKKTEQLQKEIELLKQKNIKLEKKIK